The sequence TACGACGTCTAGAACGGCCTAGCCGCGAGCCGGGCGGATCTCGCGGGGCAGCGCGAAGACCAACGTCTCGTTGGCGGTCGTCACCGGCTGCACCGTGCCGAAGCCGAGCTCGGCAAGGCGCTCCAGCACGCCGCGGACCAGGATCTCGGGAACCGAAGCGCCGGAGGTGACGCCGACGGTGCTGACGCCGTCGAGCCAGGCCGGCTCTATGTCGTCGGCGTAGTCGACGAGGTAGGCGGCGTCGGATCCGGCGCCCAGCGCCACCTCGACCAGCCGCACCGAGTTCGAAGAATTGCGCGAGCCGACGACGATCACCAGCTGGCACTCCGGCGCCATCGCCTTGACCGCGACTTGGCGGTTCTGGGTGGCGTAGCAGATGTCGTCGCTTGGCGGGTCCTGCAGTGTGGGGAACTTCTCCCGCAACCGGCGCACCGTCTCCATCGTCTCGTCGACCGACAGCGTGGTCTGCGACAGCCAGATCACCTTGTTCGGGTCGCGGACAGTCACGCCGTCGACCGCGTCGGGGTTGTCGACGACCTGCACGTGGTCGGGCGCCTCCCCGGCGGTCCCGACGACCTCTTCGTGGCCTTCGTGGCCGATCAGCAGGATGTCGTAGTCGTCGCGGGCGAACCGCTTCGCCTCGTTGTGCACCTTCGTGACCAGCGGGCAGGTCGCGTCGATGACCTTCAGGTCGCGTTCCTTGGCGTTGACGTGCACCGTCGGTGCAACGCCGTGCGCCGAGAACACCACGATCGAGCCTTCGGGGACCTCGTCGGTCTCGTCGACGAAGATCGCACCGGACTTGGCCAGTGTCTCCACCACGTGGACGTTGTGGACGATCTCGTGACGGACGTACACCGGCGCGCCGTGCTTTTCCAGCGCCCGCTCGACCGTCTCGACGGCGCGGTCAACGCCCGCGCAGTAGCCGCGGGGCTCGGCAAGCAGTACGCGCTTGCCCGCCACACCGCTGGACGCCGAGCTGGAGGCACCCGGAATCCCCATGTTGATAGTCGAGGGCATGGTTCCCAGGGTACTGACCCGCGCCGCCTGAGGGCCAGCCGTAGGCTGTGGCCCATGGCTACCGCACCGTACGGGGTCCGTCTGCTGGTAGGAGCTGCGGTCACCGCTATAGAGGAAACACGCAAGCTTCCGCAGACCATCCTGATGTACCCGATGACCGTCGCAAGCCAGATCGCGCATCTCGTGATGAAGATGCAGCAGGACGTGGCCGACCTGGTGAACCGGGGCGACGAGACACTGGAAGGGCTGTTCCCGCCCAAGGACGAGCAGCCCGAGTGGGCGACGTTCGACGAGGATCTGACCGACGAGGCGCCCGCGCCGTCGGCTCCGGACGGTGAACGGCTGACCGAGGGCAGGTTCGCCCTCTTCACCGGCGGCGAGCCCGAGACGCTGACGGACGATGAGGCAGGGTCTGCCACAGACGACCAGCCCGACATCGTCAAGAAACTGGACTACGAGACGTTGACATTGGCCCAGTTGCGGGCGCGACTGTCCACATTGCGGGTCGCCGATCTCGAGGACCTGCTGGCCTACGAGGAGTCGACGAAGTCCCGTGCGCCGTTCCAGACCCTGCTGGCCAACAGGATCACCCGCGCGTCCGCCAAGTGAGCACCCGAGCGGGCTCGGACAATGACTGACGACGAGCGAGGCCAATCCGCGGAGAACCCGTTTCCCGTCCGCACCGTCGCGATCATGGTCAAGGATTGGATCGAGAAGCTCGGCACGGTCTGGATCGAGGGTGAAGTAGCCCAGCTGTCGATGCGGCCCAACACGAGTACCGCGTTCATCACCCTGCGGGACCCCGCCGCCGACATGTCGCTGTCGGTGACGTGCCCGCGTGACCTGGTGATGAACGCGCCGGTCAAGCTGACTGAGGGTACCCGCGTGATCATGCTCGGCCGGCCGAACTTCTTCGTCGGCCGCGGCACATTCTCCTTGCGCGTCAACCAGATTCGCGCGGTCGGCGTCGGCGAGCTGCTCGCCCGGATCGACCGGCTACGCAAATTGCTGGCCGCCGAGGGCCTCTTCGACCCCCGGCTGAAGCGGCCGATTCCGTTCCTGCCCGACACCATTGGGCTGATCACCGGGCGGGCAAGCGCTGCCGAACATGATGTGGTTTCGGTCGCCGAAGATCGCTGGCCTGCAGCGAGTTTCGCGATTCGCAACACCGCCGTGCAGGGCACGAATACCGTGCCGCAGGTCGTCGCGGCGCTGCGCGAACTCGACGCCGACCCCGCCGTCGACGTCATTGTCATCGCGCGCGGCGGCGGCAGCGTCGAAGACCTGCTGCCGTTCTCCGACGAGACGCTGTGCCGCGCAATCTCGGCATGCACGACGCCGGTCGTCAGCGCGATCGGCCACGAGCCAGACAACCCGCTGTGCGATCTGGTCGCCGATCTGCGGGCCGCCACCCCGACCGATGCCGCCAAGCGCATCGTCCCCGACACGGCCGCCGAAACGGCGCGGCTGGCCGATCTGCGCCAGCGCAGTGCGCGGGCGCTGCGCAACTGGGTTCGCCGCGAGGAGCACGGCATCAGTCAGCTGCGCAGCCGACCGGTGCTGGCACAGCCGGTCGCCGCCCTCACCTCGCGGGCTGAGGAAGTCGACCGCTGCCGGACCGCCGCCCGACGTGACGTCACGCGCTTGGTGGCCACCGAAACGGAACGGGTTGGCCATCTGTCGGCGCGACTGACGACGCTGGGACCCGCCGCGACGCTGGCCCGCGGCTACGCGGTGGTGCAGGCGGTGACGGCCTCGGGAGAGGCGACGGTGCTCCAGACGGCGGCCGATGCGCCTGCGGGCACGCGGCTGCGGGTACGGGTATCCGACGGAGCGGTAATGGCGGTCAGCGAGGGAAGTCAATGAAGCCTATTAGTGAATTGGGCTACGAAGAGGCCCGCGACGAATTGATCGAGGTCGTACGCCAGCTGGAGCAGGGCGGGCTCGACCTGGATGCCTCGCTCACGCTCTGGGAAAGAGGCGAAGAGCTGGCAAAACACTGTGATCAGCACTTGGCGGGAGCCCGCAAGCGCATCGAGGATGCGCTGGCCGCGCGCGGCGACGGCGACACCGCCGAAGCTTGAATATTCAAATAAACTTCGCCTGCGGGCTCGAAACTGCAACACGTTTCATTTATGCTCTGCGGCATGGGTGATGCAACGCTGCAGACTGACCTTGGCCGTGTGCTCGTCACCGGAGGCTCCGGTTTCGTCGGAGCCAACCTGGTGGCCGCGCTGCTCGAGCGGGGCCACGAGGTGAGCTCGTTCGACCGCGCGCCGTCTCCGCTGCCCGAGAAGCCGCGGCTGCAGGTCATCCAGGGTGACATCTGCGACAAGGACACCGTTGCGGCCGCCGTCGACGGGGTCGACACCGTCTTCCACACCGCAGCGATCATCGACCTGATGGGCGGATCCTCGGTGACCGACGAATACCGGCAGCGCAGCTTCGCCGTCAACGTCGGCGGCACGGAGAATCTGGTGATGGCCGCGCAGGAAGCCGGCGTCAAGCGGTTCGTCTACACCGCGTCCAACAGCGTGGTGATGGGCGGGCAAAGAATCTCAGGCGGCGACGAAACGCTGCCCTACACCGAGCGATTCAACGACCTCTACACCGAGACGAAGGTCGCCGCCGAGCGATTCGTGCTGTCACAGAACGGTATCCGCGGCATGTTGACCTGCTCCATCCGCCCCAGCGGCATCTGGGGCCGCGGCGACCAGACGATGTTTCGCAGGCTGTTCGAGAGCGTGCTCGCCGGACACGTCAAGGTCCTGGTCGGCAGCAAGAATGCCAAACTCGACAACTCCTACGTGCACAACCTGATTCACGGGTTCATCCTGGCCGCTCAGCACCTGGTGCCCGGAGGTACCGCGCCTGGACAGGCGTATTTCATCAACGACGGCGAGCCGATCAACATGTTCGAGTTCTCCCGCCCGGTCGTCGAGGCGTGCGGACAACGCTGGCCCAGGTTCCGCATCTCGGGTGCATTCGTGCGCTTCATCATGACCATCTGGCAGTGGCTGCACTTCCGTATCGGACTGCCGAAGCCGCCGTTCGAGCCGCTCGCCGTCGAACGCCTCTACCTCGACAACTACTTCTCTATCGCCAAGGCCCAACGCGATCTCGGCTACCGGCCGCTGTTCACCACGGACGCGGCGATGCGTGACTGCCTGCCGTATTACCTGGAGCTGTTCGAGCAGATGAAGACCCAGTCGCGCGGCGGGGGGCCGGTGAAGGCCGTCGCGCCCAGTCCAGCCGGCTAGTTGATCAGGTGAACCGGATGGCGCGTGACCGCCTCGATGCGGGCGCCCGCGCGGTGAAGTAGGTCGGTGCCCAGCGCGATCAGCGCGCGGGCAGCGGCAATCTCTTCGCCGATCATCGGCTGGCTGATGTCGGTCGGGTTGCGGAAGGCATCCCCGATGGCGGTCATCTCTCCGTCGTCACCAAGCCGGGCCCGGACGGTCGCATGCGTATGCGTCTCGTCCTCGTCGAACTTGATGTCGATATGCCAGTCGTTGTCCAGAACTCTGTCGTACATGCTCGCCGCCTCTCCCCCATAGGGTGCGCCCTTCGGCCCGGTGAACGCGCCGGATTCGCGAATTCTGAATTTTTCCTGACAGCCCCCCGATGCGGCCACGTCCAGTAACGCATCCCCATAGTGTCGAACCGCACGGTCGAGTAAACGCGTGCATGCGAAGGATCACGCTCGAGGAGTTCCCCCTCCTGCGCTCACGGCCAGCTTCAGCATCGACCCGATCATCAGAAAGCTCGACGACTTGCTAGCAAAGGATTGATCGAATGCCTGATTCCACACCGAACATCCTCGTCATCTGGGGCGACGACATCGGCATCTCGAACCTCAGCTGCTACAGCCGGGGCATGATGGGCTACTTCACGCCCAACATCGACCGGATCGCCGATGAGGGAATGCTTTTCACCGATTCCTACGGCGAGCAGAGCTGTACGGCAGGCCGCTCGTCGTTCATCACCGGCCAAAGTGTGTACCGCACCGGCATGAGCAAGGTCGGTATGCCCGGCGTCGACATCGGTCTGCAGAAGGAGGACCCGACGATCGCCGAGCTACTCAAACCGCTCGGGTACGCGACGGGACAATTCGGTAAGAACCATCTCGGAGACCTCAACAAGTATTTGCCCACCGCGCACGGGTTCGACGAGTTCTTCGGCAACCTGTATCACCTGAATGCCGAGGAGGAGCCGGAGAACGCCGACTATCCCACCGAGGAGGAAGCACCGATCCTCCGCCGGGCGTTGTTGCCGCGTGGCGTGATCCATTCCTGGGCCACCGACGAGGACAGCGGCGAGGTCGACGACCGCTACGGTCCCGTCGGTAAGCAACGCGTCGAGGACACCGGACCGCTGACCAAGAAGCGGATGGAGACCATCGACGACGAAACCACCGGCGCCTGCATCGACTTCATTCGACGTCAGCGCGAAGCGGACACGCCGTTCTTCGTGTGGATGAACATGACGCACATGCACTTCCGGACACACACCAAGCCGGAGAGCCTGGGCCAATCAGGACGATGGCAGTCCCCCTACCACGACACGATGATCGACCACGATCGCAACGTGGGCCAGCTGCTGGATCTGCTCGACGAACTCGGCATCGCCGAGGACACCATCGTCATCTACTCGACCGACAACGGCCCGCACGCCAACAGCTGGCCCGACGGTGCGACCACGCCGTTCCGCAGCGAGAAGGCCACCAACTGGGAGGGCGCGTTCCGGATACCCGAGATGATCCGGTGGCCGGGAAAGATCAAGCCTCGCTCGGTATCCAACGAGATTGTGCAGCATCATGATTGGCTACCGACGTTCCTTGCCGCCGCCGGTGAGCCGGAAATCATCGATAAGTTGAAGAAGGGGCATGAAGCCGGCGACATGACCTACAAGGTCCATATCGACGGCTTCAACCTGTTGCCGTACCTGACCGGCGAGGTCGACAAGAGCCCACGGCGCGGAATGATCTACTTCTCCGACGACTGCGACGTACTCGGCATCCGCGCCGAGAACTGGAAGGTCGTGTTTCAGGAGCAGCGCTGCCGGGGCACGCTGCAGATCTGGTTCGAGCCGTTCACTGCGCTACGGGCGCCGAAACTGTTCAACCTCCGCACCGACCCGTTCGAACGGGCCGACATCACGTCGAACACCTACTGGGACTGGGTGATCGACCGAATCTACCTTGTCCTCTATGGCTCGGCGATCGCCACGCAGTTCCTCGAGACATTTAAAGAGTTCCCGCCCCGCCAGGAGCCGGCCTCGTTCACGATCAACCACGCAGTCGAGGAGTTGAACAAGTTCCTCGCCACTAGGGGCGGGTGACGGTGGCGGAGCTGGCCTCCTGGACCGACGGTGCCACCAAGTCCGCGATCGTCGACTTCGTCGGCCGCGTCACAGTCGAGGGCGGTCCGGACTTCGTCGCGCTCGACGCCCGTGTCGCGGTGTTCGACAACGACGGCACGCTGTGGTGCGAGAAGCCGATGTACATACAGCTGGACTTCATCGTGCGCAGGCTGTCCGAGAAGGCTGCGGCCGACTCGGCGCTGGCTGACCAGCAGCCCTACCAGGCCGCCTCGAACGGTGACCTGAACTGGTTCGGCGACGCGATCACCAAGCACTACCAGGGTGACGACAGTGACCTGCAAGTGCTCACGGGTGCGGTCTTGTCGCTGCATGAGTCGATGACCGTCGAAGACCACGCCGCATTGATCAGCACCTTCTACTCGGAGGCCAAGCATCCGACGCTCGGGCGCCCATACCAGGCCTGCACGTATGCACCGATGGTGGAGTTGTTGCGGTACCTCGAGGCGAACGGCTTCACGTGCTACATAGTCTCCGGAGGCGGCCGCGACTTCATGCGGCCGATCACCAGCACCATCTACGGGATACCGCCCGAGCGGGTGGTCGGCAGCGCCCAGGGGTTGAAGTTCGACGGAGCAGAAGGCCACGGGGATCTGTTGATTCAGCCGGCGCTCGACATCTTCGACGATGGACCGGAGAAGCCGGTGCGCATCTGGAGCCGGGTCGGGCGACGTCCGATCCTCTCGGCGGGCAACTCCAACGGTGACGACGAGATGCTGCAGTATTCGGGACGCCCAGGAGCGGCTTCGCTGCGACTGCTGGTCTTACACGACGACGCGGACCGCGAATTCGACTACACCGCGGGCGCAGAGCGCGCACTCGACCACGCCAAGCAGTTCGGCTGGACAGTGATCAGTATGAAGAACGACTGGGCGACCGTCTTCGGTGACTGATTCCCTCCTCGAGACTGCGCAGAGATCGCGTTGACGCACAAAACCGCGATCTCTGCGCAGTCTCGGCGTCTGGTGCGCATTCCGGCGCAGACCGCTGTCGTCGGGTCTGATCGGCACTACGCCGAAGAGGCGCCCGCGAACTCCGTCACCGTCGAAGAGTTCTGGATCATGCCCCATCAGGTGACCAATGCCGAGTTCGCCGAATTCGTCGACGCCACAGGCTATGTCACCGTCGCGGAGCGACCGCTGGACGCGGTGGACTACCCCGACGCGCCCGAGGAGAACCTGCAGCCGGGCTCCATGGTGTTTCGCCGCACGCACGGCCCCGTCGATCTCAAACACCTCAGCCAGTGGTGGGTTTGGACCCCCGGCGCGTCGTGGCGCCATCCCGTCGGACCGCACTCGTCCATCGACAAACGTACCGACCATCCAGTCGTTCACGTCGCCTATGAGGACGCCAAGACCTATGCGACGTGGGCGGGTCTGGCGCTGCCGACGGAGACGGAATGGGAGGTCGCGGCCCGCGGGGGTTTGGACGCCACGACCTACACCTGGGGCGATGACCCCGAACAGCCCGGTCAGGGGCTGGCGAACTATTGGCACGGCGACTTCCCGTGGCGCCCGGAACCCGGGTACGGCCGCACGGCGCCGGTCGGCAGTTTTGCGCCCAACGCCTACGGCTTGTTCGACATGGCGGGCAACGTCTGGGAGTGGACTTCGGACTGGTATGCCGACACCCGGGTGGGCGACGCATGCTGCGAGGCCGGCAGCTACGACCCGCGTCAACCTCAGTTCGAGGTGCCGCGAAAGGTCATCAAGGGTGGTTCGTTCCTGTGCGCCGACAACTACTGCCTGCGCTACCGGCCCGCCGCCCGCAGGCCGCAGATGATCGACACCGGCATGAGCCATATCGGGTTTCGGTGCATTACGCGGGTGCGACCTGAGAAGCTGTGAGCGTGGACCACAGCCACGGACGCCTGTGCGCGCGCGACGCCTACGCGGCCTCGGCGGCCTTCTTGATCGCGCTGAGCGTGGCGGGAATGCCACTGCGCGCCGCATCGTGGCGCTTCTCGATCTCGGCCTGGGCCTGGTCGCCGTAGCGCTCGTGAAATCCCGCGATGCCCGCGGGCAGGAACTCCCAGCGCTCGGTGAGCCTGGTGCTGTCGCCGTCGGGTTCGAACGAGTACTCCCAGTGCACCCACCCGTTGTTGACCTGCCAGGCGAAGATTCGTCCCGGGTCGGCGGCGACGACCTGGCTGCGGGTCTCCCATGTCCGCTCCGGCGTCTCGTTGCGACCGGTGAACCACGCCCCTACCCGCGGGCCGTGGCCTTCGTCCCACCAGCAGCCCCGACAGATCGGACTCCACTCGCCCATCCTGGTCACATCGGAAACCAGCGCGTACAGATCGTCGGGCGACACCTCCACATGAATCGACTCCGACATCTTCAATTCAGCCACAGCCCGAGTGTCTCAAAGCGCTAAGTTAGAACGCGTTCCACCGCCGTCGAAAGGCCAACCGGATGAGCAACAGTGGCGATCGGATCGCCGTCGTCATCGGCGCCGCGTCCGGGATCGGCTGGGCGACCGCCCGCGCCCTTGCCGCCGAGGGCTACCGCGTGACGCTCGCCGACCGCAACGGTGACGGCGCACGCGCCAAGGCCGACGAACTCGGCGACCCGCACACCGCCGCGGAGGTCGACGTCGCCGACGAGGGCTCGGTACAGCGCGTCTTCGACCAGATCGGACCGCTCGACGTCGTCGTGAACTGCGCGGGGTTCGGCAGCCTCGGGCTGATCACCGATTTGGCGGTCGAGGAGTTCCGCTCCGTCATCGACGTCTGCCTCACCGGATCGTTCATCGTCGCCAAGTACGCGGGCCAGAAGCTGCGCGAGGGCGGCTCACTGGTGATGGTCAGCTCGCTGAACGGCAGGCAGGCCGCCGTCGGTATGAGCGCCTACTGCTCGGCGAAGGCCGGCGTGTCGATGCTCACCCAGGTCGCCGCGCTGGAGATGGGACCGCGTGGTATCCGCGTCAACGCCGTCTCGCCCGGCTTCGTCGACACCCCGCTCACCGAGGGCTCGTATCTGGTGCCCGGTCTCGTCGAGGACTACGTCGAGAACACTGCACTGGGCCGCGCGGGCAAGCCGGAGGAGATCGCCGACGCGGTGGTGTTCCTGTGCTCGCCGAAGTCGGCGTGGCTGACCGGCGAGGTGCTCGACCTGAACGGCGGCGCGCACCTGAAGCGCTATCCCGATGTGCTCGGCCACGTCATGAAACTCGCGGAAACGCAGTGACGAGCCCTCGGGCGAGGAACCGACAATGACGAATTTCAGCGGCAGGCAGGCCATCGTCACCGGTGCCGGTTCGGGCATCGGCGCGGCGTTGTGTCAGGCGCTCGATGCCGCGGGCGCCGACGTCGTCTGCACCGACATCGACGGCGACGCCGCCGAACGCACCTCGTCGTCGCTCGGGGTGCGCGCCAGCGCCGCTCGCCTCGACGTCACCGACCCCGCTGCAGTGCAGGCCGCGGTGGACGACGTGGTCGACCGCACCGGCCGGCTGGACCTGATGTTCAACAACGCGGGGATCGTCTGGGGCGGCGACACCGAACTACTGACTCTCGACCAGTGGAACGCCATCATCGACGTCAACATCCGCGGTGTGGTCCACGGCGTCACGGCGGCCTACCCGCAGATGATCAAGCAGGGCCACGGCCACATCATCAACACCGCGTCGATGGCCGGGCTCACTGCGGCCGGGCAGA is a genomic window of Mycobacterium sp. ITM-2016-00318 containing:
- a CDS encoding 4-hydroxy-3-methylbut-2-enyl diphosphate reductase, whose product is MPSTINMGIPGASSSASSGVAGKRVLLAEPRGYCAGVDRAVETVERALEKHGAPVYVRHEIVHNVHVVETLAKSGAIFVDETDEVPEGSIVVFSAHGVAPTVHVNAKERDLKVIDATCPLVTKVHNEAKRFARDDYDILLIGHEGHEEVVGTAGEAPDHVQVVDNPDAVDGVTVRDPNKVIWLSQTTLSVDETMETVRRLREKFPTLQDPPSDDICYATQNRQVAVKAMAPECQLVIVVGSRNSSNSVRLVEVALGAGSDAAYLVDYADDIEPAWLDGVSTVGVTSGASVPEILVRGVLERLAELGFGTVQPVTTANETLVFALPREIRPARG
- a CDS encoding lipid droplet-associated protein; translated protein: MATAPYGVRLLVGAAVTAIEETRKLPQTILMYPMTVASQIAHLVMKMQQDVADLVNRGDETLEGLFPPKDEQPEWATFDEDLTDEAPAPSAPDGERLTEGRFALFTGGEPETLTDDEAGSATDDQPDIVKKLDYETLTLAQLRARLSTLRVADLEDLLAYEESTKSRAPFQTLLANRITRASAK
- the xseA gene encoding exodeoxyribonuclease VII large subunit, which produces MTDDERGQSAENPFPVRTVAIMVKDWIEKLGTVWIEGEVAQLSMRPNTSTAFITLRDPAADMSLSVTCPRDLVMNAPVKLTEGTRVIMLGRPNFFVGRGTFSLRVNQIRAVGVGELLARIDRLRKLLAAEGLFDPRLKRPIPFLPDTIGLITGRASAAEHDVVSVAEDRWPAASFAIRNTAVQGTNTVPQVVAALRELDADPAVDVIVIARGGGSVEDLLPFSDETLCRAISACTTPVVSAIGHEPDNPLCDLVADLRAATPTDAAKRIVPDTAAETARLADLRQRSARALRNWVRREEHGISQLRSRPVLAQPVAALTSRAEEVDRCRTAARRDVTRLVATETERVGHLSARLTTLGPAATLARGYAVVQAVTASGEATVLQTAADAPAGTRLRVRVSDGAVMAVSEGSQ
- a CDS encoding exodeoxyribonuclease VII small subunit, which encodes MKPISELGYEEARDELIEVVRQLEQGGLDLDASLTLWERGEELAKHCDQHLAGARKRIEDALAARGDGDTAEA
- a CDS encoding NAD-dependent epimerase/dehydratase family protein, giving the protein MLCGMGDATLQTDLGRVLVTGGSGFVGANLVAALLERGHEVSSFDRAPSPLPEKPRLQVIQGDICDKDTVAAAVDGVDTVFHTAAIIDLMGGSSVTDEYRQRSFAVNVGGTENLVMAAQEAGVKRFVYTASNSVVMGGQRISGGDETLPYTERFNDLYTETKVAAERFVLSQNGIRGMLTCSIRPSGIWGRGDQTMFRRLFESVLAGHVKVLVGSKNAKLDNSYVHNLIHGFILAAQHLVPGGTAPGQAYFINDGEPINMFEFSRPVVEACGQRWPRFRISGAFVRFIMTIWQWLHFRIGLPKPPFEPLAVERLYLDNYFSIAKAQRDLGYRPLFTTDAAMRDCLPYYLELFEQMKTQSRGGGPVKAVAPSPAG
- a CDS encoding dsRBD fold-containing protein → MAASGGCQEKFRIRESGAFTGPKGAPYGGEAASMYDRVLDNDWHIDIKFDEDETHTHATVRARLGDDGEMTAIGDAFRNPTDISQPMIGEEIAAARALIALGTDLLHRAGARIEAVTRHPVHLIN
- a CDS encoding arylsulfatase — translated: MPDSTPNILVIWGDDIGISNLSCYSRGMMGYFTPNIDRIADEGMLFTDSYGEQSCTAGRSSFITGQSVYRTGMSKVGMPGVDIGLQKEDPTIAELLKPLGYATGQFGKNHLGDLNKYLPTAHGFDEFFGNLYHLNAEEEPENADYPTEEEAPILRRALLPRGVIHSWATDEDSGEVDDRYGPVGKQRVEDTGPLTKKRMETIDDETTGACIDFIRRQREADTPFFVWMNMTHMHFRTHTKPESLGQSGRWQSPYHDTMIDHDRNVGQLLDLLDELGIAEDTIVIYSTDNGPHANSWPDGATTPFRSEKATNWEGAFRIPEMIRWPGKIKPRSVSNEIVQHHDWLPTFLAAAGEPEIIDKLKKGHEAGDMTYKVHIDGFNLLPYLTGEVDKSPRRGMIYFSDDCDVLGIRAENWKVVFQEQRCRGTLQIWFEPFTALRAPKLFNLRTDPFERADITSNTYWDWVIDRIYLVLYGSAIATQFLETFKEFPPRQEPASFTINHAVEELNKFLATRGG
- a CDS encoding HAD family phosphatase, whose translation is MAELASWTDGATKSAIVDFVGRVTVEGGPDFVALDARVAVFDNDGTLWCEKPMYIQLDFIVRRLSEKAAADSALADQQPYQAASNGDLNWFGDAITKHYQGDDSDLQVLTGAVLSLHESMTVEDHAALISTFYSEAKHPTLGRPYQACTYAPMVELLRYLEANGFTCYIVSGGGRDFMRPITSTIYGIPPERVVGSAQGLKFDGAEGHGDLLIQPALDIFDDGPEKPVRIWSRVGRRPILSAGNSNGDDEMLQYSGRPGAASLRLLVLHDDADREFDYTAGAERALDHAKQFGWTVISMKNDWATVFGD
- a CDS encoding formylglycine-generating enzyme family protein translates to MVRIPAQTAVVGSDRHYAEEAPANSVTVEEFWIMPHQVTNAEFAEFVDATGYVTVAERPLDAVDYPDAPEENLQPGSMVFRRTHGPVDLKHLSQWWVWTPGASWRHPVGPHSSIDKRTDHPVVHVAYEDAKTYATWAGLALPTETEWEVAARGGLDATTYTWGDDPEQPGQGLANYWHGDFPWRPEPGYGRTAPVGSFAPNAYGLFDMAGNVWEWTSDWYADTRVGDACCEAGSYDPRQPQFEVPRKVIKGGSFLCADNYCLRYRPAARRPQMIDTGMSHIGFRCITRVRPEKL
- a CDS encoding SRPBCC family protein; translation: MSESIHVEVSPDDLYALVSDVTRMGEWSPICRGCWWDEGHGPRVGAWFTGRNETPERTWETRSQVVAADPGRIFAWQVNNGWVHWEYSFEPDGDSTRLTERWEFLPAGIAGFHERYGDQAQAEIEKRHDAARSGIPATLSAIKKAAEAA
- a CDS encoding SDR family NAD(P)-dependent oxidoreductase — encoded protein: MSNSGDRIAVVIGAASGIGWATARALAAEGYRVTLADRNGDGARAKADELGDPHTAAEVDVADEGSVQRVFDQIGPLDVVVNCAGFGSLGLITDLAVEEFRSVIDVCLTGSFIVAKYAGQKLREGGSLVMVSSLNGRQAAVGMSAYCSAKAGVSMLTQVAALEMGPRGIRVNAVSPGFVDTPLTEGSYLVPGLVEDYVENTALGRAGKPEEIADAVVFLCSPKSAWLTGEVLDLNGGAHLKRYPDVLGHVMKLAETQ
- a CDS encoding SDR family oxidoreductase → MTNFSGRQAIVTGAGSGIGAALCQALDAAGADVVCTDIDGDAAERTSSSLGVRASAARLDVTDPAAVQAAVDDVVDRTGRLDLMFNNAGIVWGGDTELLTLDQWNAIIDVNIRGVVHGVTAAYPQMIKQGHGHIINTASMAGLTAAGQITSYVMTKHAIVGLSLALRSEAAARGVGVLAVCPSAIETPLLDKGAVGGFDGRNYFLQGARSKAAYPADRLAQDTLKAIERNKALLVKPRSAHGQWLFARLAPGLMQRASIGFIKSQRSHQAAARTDFP